One window from the genome of Microbulbifer sp. ALW1 encodes:
- the nusA gene encoding transcription termination factor NusA — translation MNKEILLVAEAVSNEKGVDRDIIFQAIEAALATATKKRYDEDSTIQVIIDRRTGDYETFRSWEVVDDETLAELGTQFTLEEAHEKDTELKAGDVYREQVENVEFGRIAAQTAKQVIVQKVREAERAKIVDEYRDRVGELVSGTVKKVTRDFVAVDLGNNAEARLPRDQLVGREIFRLGDRVRAILLEIQPEARGPQLMLSRSCPEMLIELFRIEVPEIAEQVIEIRGAARDPGLRAKIAVNTNDGRIDPVGACVGMRGARVQAVSNELSGERVDIVLWDDNPAQFVINAMAPAEIESIVVDEDAGSMDVAVAEENLAMAIGRSGQNVRLASELTEWQINVMSIEDWQNKQEAESGSIMETFMERLDIDEDVAGVLVDEGFTTLEEVAYVPIEEMLAIDGFDEDIAEELRARAKDALLTQALASEEQLDASEPQEDLLNMEGMDRQLAFQLASRGVASMEDLAEQAVDDLLDIEGMDEERAAALIMKAREPWFADDSDQ, via the coding sequence ATGAACAAAGAAATCTTGCTGGTAGCCGAAGCGGTTTCCAACGAGAAAGGCGTTGACCGGGATATTATTTTCCAGGCAATTGAGGCGGCCCTCGCAACGGCCACCAAGAAGCGCTACGACGAAGACTCCACCATTCAGGTGATCATTGATCGCCGTACCGGTGACTATGAAACTTTCCGCAGCTGGGAAGTGGTCGACGACGAGACGCTCGCCGAGCTGGGCACCCAGTTCACTCTGGAAGAAGCCCACGAAAAAGACACTGAGCTGAAAGCCGGTGATGTTTATCGCGAGCAGGTGGAAAACGTCGAGTTTGGTCGCATCGCTGCGCAGACCGCCAAGCAGGTGATCGTGCAGAAGGTGCGTGAAGCCGAGCGCGCCAAGATTGTCGACGAGTATCGCGATCGCGTTGGCGAACTGGTGAGCGGTACCGTCAAGAAAGTAACCCGCGACTTTGTCGCTGTCGATCTGGGCAACAACGCCGAAGCGCGTCTGCCCCGCGACCAGTTGGTTGGTCGCGAAATTTTCCGCCTCGGTGACCGTGTGCGTGCCATCCTGCTGGAAATCCAGCCGGAAGCTCGCGGCCCGCAGCTGATGTTGAGCCGCTCCTGCCCGGAGATGCTGATCGAGCTGTTCCGTATTGAAGTGCCGGAAATCGCCGAGCAGGTGATTGAAATCCGCGGCGCTGCCCGCGATCCGGGCCTGCGCGCCAAGATCGCCGTAAACACCAACGATGGCCGTATCGATCCGGTAGGCGCTTGTGTGGGTATGCGCGGCGCTCGGGTTCAGGCCGTTTCCAACGAGCTCTCCGGTGAGCGTGTGGATATCGTGCTGTGGGACGACAATCCCGCCCAGTTCGTGATCAATGCCATGGCGCCAGCGGAAATCGAGTCCATCGTGGTGGACGAAGATGCCGGCTCTATGGATGTCGCGGTTGCGGAAGAGAATCTGGCCATGGCCATCGGCCGCAGCGGCCAGAACGTACGCCTGGCGTCAGAGCTGACCGAGTGGCAGATCAATGTGATGAGCATTGAAGACTGGCAGAACAAACAGGAAGCGGAATCCGGCAGCATCATGGAAACCTTCATGGAGCGCCTGGACATCGACGAAGACGTCGCCGGTGTACTGGTCGATGAAGGCTTCACCACCCTTGAAGAAGTGGCCTATGTGCCCATCGAAGAGATGCTGGCCATCGATGGTTTCGATGAAGATATCGCCGAAGAACTGCGTGCGCGCGCCAAGGATGCACTGCTGACCCAGGCGCTGGCCTCGGAAGAGCAGCTGGATGCCTCTGAGCCGCAGGAAGATCTGCTGAATATGGAAGGTATGGATCGCCAGTTGGCGTTCCAGCTCGCCAGCCGTGGCGTAGCCTCCATGGAAGATCTGGCCGAGCAGGCCGTGGATGACCTGCTGGATATTGAAGGCATGGACGAGGAGCGCGCCGCCGCGCTGATCATGAAAGCTCGCGAACCCTGGTTCGCCGACGACAGTGATCAATAA